TGCGTGTTAACTACCGGCTGTTGTTCCGTCTTAGACGGCGGAGAAGAGCGTCCTTTTCCGGCTGTTCCGTCCCCAATACCCAGGCGACCGCAAGCTAATTAGCGGCGCATCTACGGGAAGTTTCGGTGAACATGTCAAGTGAGCCAGTGAACCTAGAAAGTAGATGTGTACGGTTTCAAAGTAAAACTCCATGTGTGCATCCGCTACAGCGATGTAATGCGTGCATGTTGTTTTATTTTGGCAATAGTAACCGGAaatgtttgcaaaccttataattttaaaataaaatgttctgtccatccatccatccattttctaccgcttattcccttttggggtcgcggggggcgctggcgcctatctcagctacaatcgggcgtaagttTTTACGTTAATATGAGGAGGGGATTTTAGTgatttgttttggtttatttccAGGAAAATCTGCGGAATAACTACAATGATTGTTAGCGAGCCAGATGGGCTATTAGATTCAATGGTTTGCAATATTTTGCTCTCTTGAAAAGAAACGTGAATATATATGTTCAACTTTCAATGTACTGTACTACTGTATGGCAGTACACAGTTATCGATTATTTTAGTTGAATAATCTATCGTTTACTTTGATTAATCGGATGAACCATAATGTAtagcaagggtcaccaacgcggtgcccgcgggcaccagggagcccataaggaccagatgagtcgcccgctggcctgttctaaacatagctcaaatagcagcacttaccagtgagatgcctctatttttaacattttatttatttaccagcaagctggtcttgcttcccttgacatttttaattctaagagagacaaaactcaaatagaatttgaaaatccaagaaaatattttatagacttggtcttcacttgattaataaattcattaatttttttactttgcttcctataactttcagaaagacaatttttgagaaaaaatacaactttaaagacctactgaaatgagattttcttatttaaacggggatagcaggtccattctatgtgtcatacttgatcatttcgcgatattgccatatttttgctgaaaggatttagtagaaaacatccacgataaagttcgcaactttctgtgctaagagaaaagccctgcctctaccggaagtcgcagacgatgacgtcacgtgtttgatggctcctcacatatccacattgttttcaatgggagcctccaacaaaaagtgctattcggaccgagaaaacgacaatttccccattaatttgagcgaggatgaaagatttgtgtttgaggatattgatagcgacggactagaaatgttttttttaaaaagttattttttttaaaaacacgattgcattgggacggattccgatgtttttagacgcatttactaggttaattctgggaaatcccttatctttctattgtgttgctagtgttttagtgagtttaatattacctttttttttttttttttttctctttggcaCTCACCAAGgttggacgctcccctttcctctccatAATCTCTCCTGCTTGCCTTTGTTTTGTCTTATCTTacctttcttgttgcctctttttgcactgctctccaaatctaaacattggaattatttaactggcctcaacaaaattgacaagatcttgggtttgggggaacctgctgttatgacgaagcggttgttgttGGACACATGACGGACTCtttggagaagaaggagggccgcgttcCTGGCGACTCTTTTCTGTTGAcaacgtgaagatatctacctattcggaattatgacaacaggacatctgctgattggagtaagccttgctctggtttgttgacaaattggaagttgctggcagtcttcaaagtaccccaaagctgccacaaatgataggaggatgcgggaagaactctggattacatcggactgtctaccccgcagtttttgaggaccagtcatagataattttagagtgaaaagccaaTTTTATTTTGactcgcatacaaatctttttaacttggattgtttacctggcttcgagactctcccgaagatcactgcaagcgaagacacaacaaactccctttctttgtctctcatggacacacacctggtgttgtgaactttggactagcaacggcaaatacatcaaggccgcggaacagagacacactatgggcttatacacacacacacacacacacaaaaaatataccCCACACATACACCCCACCCTCCCCCAATCCAACACCCTTGACgtaaatcccgtaggggtgatgaatggatggccagcgcctgagagctgcggcctaccaccatgaccttgaactaccttccctctgttgctagatatctcgagatgtatgttgtaatatgtttatgtgctttgctatggaggatTTTTTCACTccaaactgggcccccttaggagcccagtctggattgtatttttttactcatccttccccagcgtttacctttttcccatattttacggggcgccttatggcgacccatcagcgttcttgttctgtaaccctgcacactgtttgtttatctaatcttgaacaggtttgtgctgaaaaaattttgttgtacttgttgcaatgacaataaagacctacctgatagtcggaagggtgtctccacgggtgtcttgacgcgcagtgtctcaggggagtcgacggcagctatggacggcacaagctcagcttttctccagtaagaactgactttttaaccacaattttctcaccgatacctgctggttgacatttggtcgggatccatgttctcttgactgcgctctgatccataggaaagtttcacctccaggaattttaaacaaggaatcaccgtgtgtttgtgtggctaaaggctaaagcttccctactccatctttctactgtgacttctccaatattaattgaacaaattgcaaaagattcagcaacacagatgtccaaaatactgtataattatgcggttaaagcagacgacatttagctgtgtgtgtgcgcagcgctcatacttcctaaaaatccgtgacgtcttgcgtacgcgtcatcattacacgacgtttcgaagaggAAACTCTTgggaaatttccatccatccattttctaccgcttattccctttcggggtcgcggggggcgctggcgcctatcttgggaaatttaaaatggtaatttagtaaactaaaaaggccgtattggcatgtgttgcaatgttaatatttcatcattgatatataaactaacagactgcgtggtcggtagtagtgggtttcagtaggcctttaaaaatgattttaggatttttaaacacatataccttttaaattccttcctcttctttcctgacaatttaaatcaatgttcaagtatttttatttcattttaaagaataataaacacattttaatttaatttgtcatttaagcttctgttttttcaacgaatatttgtgaaatatttcttcaaacttatgattaaaattcaaaaaattattctggcaaatcgagaaaatctgtagaatcaaattcaaatcttatttcaaagtcttttgaatttcttttaaaaatgttataatggaaaatctagaaaaaaataatgatttgtctttgttagaaatatcaatcaatcaatcattgtttacttatatagccatgaatcactagtgtctcaaagggctgcacaaaccccaacacaaaccactacgacatcctcggtaggcccacataagggcaaggaaaactcacacccagtgggacgtcggtgacaatgatgactatgagaaccttggagaggacgaaagcaatggatgtcgagcgggtctaacatgatactgtgaaagttaaatccatagtgtatagcttggtccaatttgttatatattctaacaaagtgcagattggattttaacctatttaaaacatgtcatcaaaattgtaaaattaatcttaatcaggaaaaatgactaatgatgttccataaataatttctttttaaaagattccaattagctagtttttctcttcaattttttcatttgaattttgaattttaaagagtcgaaactgaagataaactatgtttcaaaatttaattttcttttttttcctgttttctcctcttttaaaccgttcaattaagtgttttttttcattatttattctctacaaaaaaccttccgtaaaggaaaaaaaatgtacgacggaatgacagacagaaatacctatttttatatatgtatatatatatatatatatatatatatatatatatatatatatatatatatatatatatatatatatatatatatatatacatatatagatagatgtataaatgtatttattaaaggtaaattgagcaaattggctatttctggctatttatttaagtgtgtatcaaactggtagcccttcgcattagtcagtacccaagaagtagctcttagttccaaaaaggttggtgacccctgatgtatagaCTCCATCCGTAAATTAGGGAAAAGTGTTCAAATCAATGTTCTGTTTgccttgacattatgtttttCTAAGTACATCAACATTGAAATGTGCACATTAAACGTGTAtgcattaattaaataaaaaatgtgggatctgagccgaggaggtcgttgtggcttgtgcagccctttgagacacttgtgatgtattccatccatttttaccgcttattccctttggggtcgctggtgcctatctcagctacaatcgggcggaaggcggtgtacaccatggacaagtcgccagctcaacgcagggccaacacagatagacaacattcacacactagggccactttcgtgttgccaatcaacctatccccaggtgcatgtctttggaagtgggaggaagccagagtacccggagggaacccacgcagtcacagggaggacatgcaaactccacacagaaagatcccaagcccgggattgaaccctgactactcaggacctttgtattgtgaggcagacgcactaacccctctgccaacgtaAAGCcccacttgtgatttagggctatacaaataaacttggACTGATTGATTTAAACATCTCCGCCACAGCAGCCACACAGATCAGGACACCCACCAACACCGCTCAATTGCAGCGGTGcggaaaaaaaatatgtctgcATAATAAAAGCTTATCAAGATTTATTGGTTACAGGCACGTTAAAGCTGTCAAGAGTTTGTTGTAGTTTCAAAGTGGTCCTCACATTTAGATATGCAACACTACATATGATCGAGGCATATCTAAGAATTTTATCATTCAGCCAGGTCGTTgttatctcagggcattcaatcaatcacaattggactgtttggtttgtcttagaagacgttttgcaTCTCAtcagagtaggcttcatcagacttagattggtcagatcgagaatagatctgatcaatctaagtctattaGCACAAATTTATAGAGATGAGAGGGGAAACGTCTTACAAGACAAACCAAAAcgtccagttgcaatcgattgaatgccctgagatacaTATGATCTAGTATTATACAGCATGTTGCTAATTTTGAGGGCAGCCAGCTGGCTACAAAAGTATATGATAGTGCCACGAAAACATTCTGCAGCACTTACGACACTGTGACGAATACAGTACTATACAATTTCTTTGTGTCAGTTCACGTAGGTTTCAGCTCATGTCTTCTTCCACATCCTGCGTCTTCACCTCCACTGTTTTGGGAGCGATGTAAGAGCCCATCCCTGCTGCCCTTTCTGCCTCTTCCTGGGTGTAGGGTTCTTCCCTCAGCTTTCTCAACCTGGTTAAAGAAATATATCAAAGTCCATGTACCTTATTGTCATTATTTGAATGCACACAAAAACTGCCATCTTACCGTTTTTTGTGGACTTTAGTCTTGAAATGGTCTTTCAAGGATTTCAAATCCACAAAATATCTTCTGCAAAATGAGACATGTCAGCCAACATTCTGCCATTTCCAGATTAATTACTGGCTACGTCGTCTATTTAGGTAAATACCATACTGACCCAAATAGAAGaaatatttttcaattaaaaaaaatggtttatatCAAATTATAATCGAGACAATTTGTACATTCAAACAGACAGGTGGCATAAAAAGCCACACATAGTTATGATGCTGTTTTTAAGATAACTGTTAATCTAGgaaataaatatttcatttaAGTCAACCAGTTTTCAACATACTGTAATCCCTCATTTATTGTTGTTAATTGGTTTAGCTGGAAAAGGAATTTCCGCAaagtaaatattttaaattacTATTTCCATAGCTGGAGCATAAAAAAACCTGTTTACGGCctactaatttttttttaaccttattaCAGCCCTCTAGGCATTAAAAATCCCAGACAGAGTCACCTTtgcactcttttaatccaatatggTAAAGTTGTCTGagactgagccaatcagtggccacgatactgaacagtgtGGTCTTTTTATGCTTAAAATGCATAATATAGGCCAAATATATGGTTTTAAAAATTCAAAAAGAAatctgtgatatatatatatatatatatatatatatatatatatatatatatatatatatatatatatatatatatatatatatatatatatatatatatatatatgtattcatatggtGAGGGAAAAATATTAATTTTGTCTACCCATAAACAAGTTCTTGACAAAGTGGGGTCGTCTTATATTTGGGTCAATACAAATAAACGCCAACTTATGTCTTCCACTAGATGGCAATAATTGGCCCGTGCTTCTTCAGACTTCTCTACCACAATGCCCAATGCCTCTGGCACAGACATGGCATCTGTAAAGATTATGTTTAAAGTGGAGTTTCAGACAGTGCTGTTGTATGAAATGTTGAGAAAATAACAAAATGTGACAAATTCTCTAAAAAAAGTGCACCTGTTTGCAATGTGGAAACAGAAATATAGCAAGAAGTTGGACAGACAGCTGTTAGAGCCTGCTGAACAttacaataaaacatatttacaatagggctgcacgattaatccACATTGAAGTTTCATTTAGTGCTATAACGTTTTTCTCGTGGTATAAGGGCAATGTGACTTAGTTGATAGAGCGGCCGGCCAGCTACTTGAGAGTTCTaaacgataaatgggttgtacttctatagcgcttttctaccttcaaggtactcaaagcgctttgacactacttccacattcacacactgatggagggagctgccatgcaaggcgctaaccagcacccatcaggggcaagggtgaagtgtcttgctcaggacacaacggacgtgacgaggttggtactaggtggggattgaacgagggaccctcgggttgcccacggccaccctcccactgcaccacgccgtccctatgttccaggtttgatccccgtttccgccatcctagtcactgcggttgtgtccttgggcaagacacttcacccacctactcccattgccacccacactggtttaaatgtaacttagataatgggtttcactatatgaagtgctttgagtcactacgctatataaacatacttcacttcacattgagTATGGTGTTCTTAGTATGTATAATAGACATAGCACACTCTCTGCAgttaagtaaataaatacagtccACAAGCTGTATCACTCACTACTTTTCCATGCAATAAATTTGTCTAATTTCTCAAATAGTTCTGTTTTTGGTATTTTCCACATGTATGTGTGAAGAGCAAGGTTTGATGCACTCTCTCTATtgcgactattggtcatacgcAGTGTGCCTCCCGTACACCGGGGGGGGCACTTATTTCCTTTTAGCGcggttaatttatttattttccggTTGACCTAGTTGACGTCACACTAGGTGTGTGTGGCTTTTAACAAGTTAACAGCCTTGCTGTATTGTGATGTCCGCTGTGATTTATACaaagtttaaaaatatattacctctctaatggctatgctgtTTTAAATGGGGAACAGCATCAAGAAATAATCTTAGATTGCGCCACTACTAAAAATGGATCAGAGCTGATGCAGGTCCGGATTAAAGACCGACGGCAGAGCGTTTTTTTCGAAGGAATTTTTGGACCGGGAATCGTGTAAACAAAACTTTTGGATGTCTCCGAGTTCATTCATTAGGCAGCAAAGGCTCTGTAGATTGAAGGAAGGGGATTTAAATTCGAAGAAAAAGAACGTTTGTGCTCCAattgatactgttccagatgaactTGGTTGCTATTTTTCTGGACTATTTTGTCAGTTGTGTGGATTACAGAGTTATTGTTAATCACTTTGGAAATGCTGCGTGAAGAGCTGTGTGTACGCTTtacattttctatcgcttgtccctttcggggtcacggggggtgctggagcctatctcagctacaatcgggcggaaggcggcgtacaccctggacaagtcgctacctcatcacagggccaacacagatagacacacaacattcacacactagggccaatttagtgttgccaatcaacctaggtgggaggaaggcggactacccggagggaacccaagcagtcacggggagaacatgcaaactccacagaaagTCCTCGAGCCCGGGGAATTAACCCAGGActgtcgtattgtgaggcacatgcacgaacccctgttccaccgtgctgccacgcTTTATTATTCTCCTTCTAATTTAGAATACATGCTTCATTCTCGTTCATATTTTGTTCGGGAGTGCGAATTAAGCTGGCCTTCAAAATTTCCATAGTTATCTTTTTAAATAAATATCTTGTTTTCATTACAATTGTTGTGCCAGtctcaaatatatatgtatatatatatttgagacgAATTGTTGTGCCcgtctcaaatatatatatatatatatatatatatatatatatatatatatatatatatatatacggtccCCTTGGCCGCAACACTCCCAAGAGATCTGGTTTCAAAACCCATAATCCAGGTGAGTTAGtccaacttttaaaaaaaaacaaacacaatcagattaaggtgtttccGTGGACTGTAGGAGGCTCACTTGGaaccaaactatttgagaaatcgggactaatttagtgcatggacacgtactggATGTAGTCCACTCACGCGCAGTGTAAACAGTAGTGTTGGGCGCATCCTGTCACATCGAAGTCCACTTCCTGCTTGAGAAGTTTGGCTGCAGTATCTGGTTTCATGTCTGAATGGATCTGGTCCAGGTCTTTGGTCCTACGCTTGGTCTTCCACGTCTTTGAGATGTTCTTCTTCTTGCCATTGTTGTGGTTTCTGGTCTGTTTGGACTTCCCCATGGTAGACTGGTAGAATGTATTGCTGAATTTAGAAACAGAGCAGCTGTGATTGCAAGATAACATGAGGATAGGgcgtgtttgtctctgtgcgatatagaaaatgactacattgtgatattcgagtatacattctcacgcagttgcttttggctgcgggcattacattacaggctcgtCTCGCTCTCTCCTGTCACTCCTTCTCACAaacagcaagcacaccttcttacacacgtcacatactgtcacgtcatacgtcacatacgtatacgccctcgcggagcagagaggtagcagcatgggttacgttagctgtgatgcgagcagagccgtgcgagtggtactACGAGAGAAAGagggtgcgaatgaaggaagaatgaattcccaagaaaaagagCAGGGGGgttcatcatctggcggtggtttggcttcaagtgggaatatgtcgaacaggcaACCGTATTTTGTCaggtgtgggccaaaagcgtatctacaaaaagtagcattactgctaaaatgtagtatcatttgaaaagtcacctgctagagagtgAAGAGGGATTGCTCCGCATGTCAGCATCTCAGTTCGGTgtcacacgcccacaccatcaaaatgcagaggcaaacatttccaggtCAACACCGTATGGATAAAATAGTcaaatcaacaacagaatttaataacgtccgtagtaacctaccacatagcgaaggacaaagactatttgatttcctattatgcagctcatttttatttgacacttaaaatgtctctgacaatcttgcactttttgttttggaaatgacatgaacatttctgccattgcttaataactgtttaataaatacagttttggtcaactggcttagttgtgatttccttctgtgcatggaagtttaaaatgagcatatattaattcaGTGTGAgccagaatgttttaatgtatacacagaatcatcatactgctgtgattatatgtattaaGCCTTAATTCAAGGCAAAGACAAAACATCGAGATATATaacgtgtatcgcgatatggcctaaatatatcaagatattaaaaagataatatcgcccaaccctacatAAGTGTTATTTATAGTGGCTGTAATTAAATCCACGTCTTCcttaacattttttggggggattgattgagtagattgcacagtacagtacatattccgcacaattgaccactaaatggtaacacccggggcgtcacggtgggagaggggttagtgtgtctccctcacaatacaaaggtcctgagtagtcctgtgttcaatcccgggctcgggatctttctgtgtggagtttgcatgttctccccgtgaatgcgtgggttccctccgggtactccggcttcctcccacctccaaagacatgcacctggggataggtcgattggcaacactaaattggccctagtgtgtgaatgtgagtgtgaatgttgtctgtctatctgtgttggccctgcgagaaggtggcgacttgtccagggtgtacgacgccttccgtccgattgtagctgacatcggcaccagcgccccccgcgaccccaaagggaataagcggtaggaaatggatggatgggttaaaaaaaggccatatcgcccaacccaGAGGGTTATTTATAGTGGCTGTAATTAAATCCACGTCTTCCTTAacgtttttttttgattgattgagacttttattagtagatagtacacattccgtacaattgaccactaaatggtaacacccgaataagtttttcaaccagtttaagtcggcgtccacgttaaatcaattcatgttatAAATACATACTATCCGCATAATTCAGTCATCCCACAAGTTAATCATAAGAGTATGTACAttgaaatatttaattatttacaatccggggggtgggatgtggagggggttttgggtttcttaaaggcctactgaaacccactactaccaaccacgcagtctgatagtttatacatcaatgatgaaatattaacattggaacacatgccaatacggcctttttagtttactaaattgcaattttaaatttcgtgcgaagtatcctgttgaaaatctcggtatgatgacgcgtgcgcgtgatgtcttggaatgtagcggacatttttttccagcccgatccaagttataagtagtctgctttaatcacataattacacagtattctggacatctgtgttgctgaatcttttgcaatttgttcaattaatagtggagaagtcaaagaagaaagatgtaggtgggaagcggtgtattgcagctacctttagcaacacaaacacagccggtgtttccttgtttacattctcgaaggtgaagctttactatggaacagagcggtccagcgaacatggataccgaccacatgtcaatcggcaggtttcggtgagaaaattgtggtaataagtcggctcttaccatagacatgagcagagcttgcgtcctactgcacctgcggactctcttaccttctcccaccggagacactggcggtcaccacacccctccgactttcaggtaccatataatctcactaaaacactagtaacacaataagcagataaggaattttccagaattatcctagtaaatgtgtctaataacatctgaattgctctcacagccctcgcctttttttaatttatttttttcttatagtccttcactcttactatcctcatccacgaatctttcatcctcgctcaaaataatggggaaatcgtcactttctcggtccgaatcgctctcgctgctggtggccatgattgtaaacaatgaggatgt
The sequence above is drawn from the Nerophis ophidion isolate RoL-2023_Sa linkage group LG03, RoL_Noph_v1.0, whole genome shotgun sequence genome and encodes:
- the znf593 gene encoding zinc finger protein 593; the protein is MGKSKQTRNHNNGKKKNISKTWKTKRRTKDLDQIHSDMKPDTAAKLLKQEVDFDVTGCAQHYCLHCARYFVDLKSLKDHFKTKVHKKRLRKLREEPYTQEEAERAAGMGSYIAPKTVEVKTQDVEEDMS